In Rhizobium sp. N324, a single genomic region encodes these proteins:
- a CDS encoding argininosuccinate synthase has protein sequence MTGQIDKIVLAYSGGLDTSIILKWLQETYGCEVVTFTADLGQGDELEPARAKAAMLGVKDIRIVDLREEFVRDFVFPMLRANTLYEGQYLLGSSIARPLIAKHLVAIARQVGADAVAHGSTGKGNDQVRFEFAVNALDPSIKVIAPWRQWNIRSRMQLLDYAEMHRIPVPKDKRGEAPFSVDANLLHTSTEGKILENPAEIAPEYVYQRTVDPVDAPDTPETVTIGFESGDPVSLNGEAMTPASLLTALNSFGGRHGIGRLDLVENRFIGMKSRGVYETPGGTILLAAHRGIESITLDRAAAHLKDEIMPRYAELIYNGFWFSPEREMLQALIDRSQHFVSGEVTLRLYKGSATVISRTSSCSLYSADLVTFEESSIAYDHHDAEGFIKLNGLRLRSWAARNGR, from the coding sequence ATGACAGGACAGATAGATAAAATCGTGCTCGCTTATTCCGGCGGCCTGGATACCTCGATCATTCTCAAATGGCTGCAGGAGACCTACGGATGCGAGGTCGTGACCTTCACCGCCGATCTCGGCCAGGGCGACGAACTCGAGCCGGCGCGGGCGAAGGCGGCAATGTTGGGGGTCAAGGACATCCGTATCGTCGATCTGCGGGAGGAATTCGTCCGCGACTTCGTCTTTCCGATGCTACGCGCCAACACGCTCTATGAGGGGCAGTATCTCCTCGGCAGCTCCATCGCTCGGCCGCTGATCGCCAAGCATCTGGTCGCCATAGCCCGCCAGGTCGGCGCCGACGCCGTCGCCCATGGCTCCACAGGCAAAGGCAATGACCAGGTCCGCTTCGAGTTCGCCGTCAATGCACTTGATCCGTCGATCAAGGTCATCGCTCCCTGGCGCCAATGGAACATCCGCTCCCGCATGCAGCTTCTGGATTATGCCGAGATGCATCGGATCCCGGTGCCGAAGGACAAGCGCGGTGAAGCGCCCTTCTCGGTCGACGCCAACCTGCTGCACACCTCCACCGAAGGCAAGATCCTCGAAAATCCGGCCGAGATCGCGCCCGAATACGTCTATCAGCGCACGGTCGACCCCGTCGATGCTCCTGATACGCCCGAGACCGTCACCATCGGCTTCGAAAGCGGCGACCCGGTGTCCCTGAACGGCGAAGCGATGACGCCGGCCAGTTTGCTCACCGCGCTCAATAGCTTCGGCGGCCGGCACGGCATCGGGCGGCTCGACCTGGTCGAAAACCGCTTCATCGGCATGAAATCGCGAGGCGTCTACGAGACGCCGGGAGGAACGATCCTGCTTGCGGCCCATCGCGGCATTGAATCGATCACGCTCGATCGTGCCGCCGCACACCTGAAGGATGAGATCATGCCCCGTTACGCCGAGCTGATCTATAACGGCTTCTGGTTCTCTCCCGAGCGGGAAATGCTGCAGGCTCTGATCGACCGGAGCCAGCACTTCGTGAGCGGCGAAGTGACGCTAAGGCTCTACAAGGGAAGCGCTACGGTCATCTCCCGCACCTCGTCCTGCTCACTTTATTCCGCCGATCTCGTCACCTTCGAGGAAAGCTCCATCGCCTATGACCATCACGACGCCGAAGGCTTCATCAAGCTCAACGGGTTGCGGCTCAGGAGCTGGGCAGCCCGCAATGGCAGGTAA
- a CDS encoding Lrp/AsnC family transcriptional regulator, with protein sequence MPAVLDAIDRHILRVLQRDGRISNVELAKEVGLSPSPCLRRVRLLEEAGIIDRYVAVLDPAKVGAGLTVFARVWFKTQDAEVTLRFAEAVRRFPEVMECYLTTGECDAVLRIVTADLHSYWRFQADHLTRIPSVLSVKTDVPMETLKRSYELPLR encoded by the coding sequence ATGCCGGCTGTCCTCGATGCGATCGATCGCCATATCCTGCGCGTGCTCCAGCGCGACGGGCGCATTTCGAATGTCGAGCTGGCAAAGGAAGTGGGGCTGTCGCCTTCGCCCTGTCTGCGCCGCGTGCGGCTCCTGGAAGAGGCGGGGATCATCGATCGCTATGTTGCCGTGCTGGACCCCGCGAAGGTCGGGGCGGGACTAACGGTTTTTGCTCGCGTGTGGTTCAAGACCCAGGATGCCGAGGTCACCCTGCGCTTCGCCGAGGCCGTCAGGCGGTTTCCAGAGGTGATGGAATGCTATCTGACGACGGGCGAGTGCGACGCCGTGCTGCGCATCGTCACCGCCGATCTTCACAGCTATTGGCGTTTCCAGGCCGACCACTTGACGCGCATTCCGAGCGTCCTCAGCGTCAAGACCGACGTGCCGATGGAAACGCTGAAGCGGAGCTACGAGCTGCCGCTGCGGTAG
- a CDS encoding winged helix-turn-helix transcriptional regulator: MDIERRSGCPINLTMEVLGDRWSLIIIRDIMFGNRRHFRDLLTHSEEGIASNILAARLKRLLSLEFISKRDDPSHSQKAIYSLAEPAIQLVPVFAMIGAWGRRHLPVSEELSIRAELLEEGGPPMWEEFMEDLRQIHIVDPIGGANGTRLSAVLARLTAAFLEVRAKSSAPAC, encoded by the coding sequence GTGGATATCGAACGGCGCTCGGGCTGCCCGATCAACCTGACGATGGAGGTGCTGGGCGACCGGTGGAGCCTCATTATCATCCGCGACATCATGTTCGGCAACCGCCGCCATTTCCGCGATCTTCTGACCCATTCGGAAGAGGGGATCGCCTCCAACATCCTGGCCGCCAGGTTGAAGCGCCTGCTCTCGCTGGAATTCATCAGTAAGCGGGATGATCCGAGCCACAGCCAGAAAGCGATCTACAGCCTGGCGGAGCCGGCGATCCAGCTCGTTCCCGTCTTCGCCATGATCGGCGCCTGGGGGCGGCGCCATCTGCCTGTCAGCGAGGAACTGAGCATCCGCGCCGAGCTTCTCGAAGAAGGCGGGCCGCCGATGTGGGAGGAATTCATGGAGGATCTCCGGCAAATCCATATCGTCGATCCGATCGGCGGAGCCAACGGCACGCGTCTATCCGCGGTGCTGGCGAGGTTGACGGCGGCGTTCCTCGAGGTTCGCGCCAAATCGTCGGCGCCGGCATGCTGA
- a CDS encoding VOC family protein, with protein sequence MAKNTICVWYDKDAEAAARFYAATFPDSAVGAVIRAPGDYPDGKQGDVLVVEFTVAGVACIGLNGGPAFKHSEAFSFQIATDDQEETDRYWNAIVGNGGQESECGWCKDKWGVSWQITPRVLSEALTAGGGEAKRAFDAMMTMRKIDIAAIEAARRG encoded by the coding sequence ATGGCAAAGAACACGATCTGCGTATGGTATGACAAAGACGCCGAAGCGGCGGCCCGCTTTTATGCGGCGACGTTTCCCGACAGTGCGGTCGGCGCCGTCATTCGGGCACCGGGAGATTATCCGGATGGCAAGCAGGGAGACGTGCTGGTCGTTGAATTTACCGTGGCGGGTGTTGCCTGCATCGGCCTGAATGGTGGCCCTGCATTCAAACACAGCGAAGCCTTCTCGTTCCAGATCGCCACCGACGATCAGGAAGAAACCGATCGCTACTGGAACGCCATCGTCGGCAATGGCGGCCAGGAAAGCGAGTGTGGCTGGTGCAAGGACAAATGGGGTGTGTCCTGGCAGATCACGCCGCGTGTTCTCTCCGAAGCGCTGACGGCAGGAGGTGGTGAGGCAAAGCGTGCTTTCGATGCGATGATGACGATGAGGAAGATCGATATCGCGGCAATCGAGGCCGCCCGGCGCGGCTGA
- a CDS encoding dihydrofolate reductase family protein, whose product MSKVRVAGFSVSVDGFGAGPEQSMQDPLGKRGPEMFQWFFHTRTFRAMQGKDDGSQGIDEDYAARGMANFGAFILGRNMFGPIRGNWPDDAWKGWWGPNPPYHAPTFILTHYPREPIVMEGGTTFHFVTGGIEEALAKAKAAAGSGDVKIGGGVSTVRQYLQAGLIDELHFAVSPVVLGKGEAMFAGIDLPALGFRVAEHVATEHATHIVLAK is encoded by the coding sequence ATGTCCAAAGTGCGTGTCGCAGGGTTTTCCGTTTCCGTGGATGGTTTCGGCGCGGGTCCGGAACAAAGCATGCAAGATCCGCTCGGCAAGCGGGGGCCGGAGATGTTCCAATGGTTTTTCCATACCCGCACTTTCCGCGCCATGCAGGGAAAGGACGACGGTTCGCAAGGGATCGACGAGGATTATGCCGCCCGCGGCATGGCCAATTTCGGCGCCTTCATTCTCGGGCGCAACATGTTCGGCCCTATCCGCGGCAATTGGCCGGATGATGCCTGGAAGGGCTGGTGGGGGCCGAATCCGCCGTACCACGCGCCAACCTTCATCCTGACGCACTATCCCCGCGAACCAATCGTCATGGAAGGCGGCACGACCTTCCACTTCGTCACCGGCGGTATCGAGGAGGCACTCGCCAAGGCGAAGGCCGCGGCCGGCAGCGGGGACGTGAAGATCGGCGGCGGGGTCAGCACCGTCCGCCAGTATCTGCAGGCTGGCCTGATCGACGAACTGCATTTCGCCGTCTCACCCGTCGTGCTCGGCAAGGGGGAAGCGATGTTTGCAGGCATCGACCTGCCGGCCCTCGGCTTCCGCGTCGCCGAGCATGTCGCCACCGAACATGCCACACATATCGTGCTGGCAAAATAA
- a CDS encoding ABC transporter ATP-binding protein, giving the protein MTALIEARGVSKRFRQHKRFPGLLGALKTLVTSEYNEVLAVSDIDFDVDAGEAVGYLGPNGAGKSTMIKMMTGILVPSAGTLSVLGRTPHLKRMDNAREIGVVFGQRSQLWWDLPLVDSFTLHQRIYDIPPTRCADNLRRFSELLDLTPFLDRAVRQLSLGQRMRAEIVMSLLHDPKILFLDEPTIGLDVVAKDAVRRFLAEINRERGVTIILTTHDLQDIETICPRLIMVDHSRLIFDGELRSLRSALGSARRLTLEFASDPGPLPLSTASLVSDEGLRKNYLIEREDVSLVRILSEVGSDRGLKDVALHEPDIEEVIRTFYQGRNARARAS; this is encoded by the coding sequence ATGACGGCTTTGATCGAGGCACGCGGCGTCAGCAAGCGCTTCCGGCAGCACAAGAGATTTCCAGGCCTGCTCGGCGCCCTGAAGACGCTGGTGACCAGCGAATATAACGAAGTCCTGGCCGTTTCCGACATCGATTTCGACGTCGATGCCGGCGAAGCCGTCGGTTATCTCGGCCCCAATGGTGCCGGCAAATCCACCATGATCAAGATGATGACCGGCATCCTGGTGCCGAGCGCCGGCACGCTCTCCGTGCTCGGCCGCACGCCGCATCTGAAAAGGATGGACAATGCGCGCGAGATCGGCGTCGTCTTCGGCCAGCGCAGCCAGCTGTGGTGGGATCTGCCGCTGGTCGACAGTTTCACCCTGCACCAGCGCATCTACGATATCCCGCCCACCCGCTGTGCGGACAATCTCCGGCGTTTCAGCGAGCTGCTCGACCTCACGCCTTTTCTCGACCGCGCGGTGCGTCAGCTCAGCCTCGGCCAGCGCATGCGCGCCGAGATCGTCATGTCGCTGCTGCACGATCCGAAGATCCTCTTTCTCGACGAACCGACGATCGGGCTCGACGTGGTCGCCAAGGATGCGGTGCGACGGTTTCTCGCCGAGATCAACCGCGAGCGCGGCGTCACCATCATCCTCACCACCCATGATCTGCAGGACATCGAAACCATCTGCCCACGGCTGATCATGGTCGATCATTCGAGGCTGATCTTCGACGGCGAATTGAGGAGCCTGCGCTCTGCCTTAGGCTCGGCCCGGCGGCTGACCCTTGAATTTGCCAGCGACCCCGGGCCGCTGCCGCTGAGCACCGCTTCGCTCGTCAGCGACGAGGGCCTGCGCAAGAACTATCTGATCGAACGCGAAGACGTTTCGCTGGTCAGGATCCTGTCGGAGGTCGGAAGCGACCGCGGCCTCAAGGATGTGGCGCTGCACGAGCCCGACATCGAAGAGGTCATCCGCACCTTCTACCAGGGCCGCAACGCCAGGGCGCGGGCGTCATGA
- a CDS encoding histidine phosphatase family protein, with the protein MIYLLRHGETFWNSLGRFQGQKDSPLTERGVEQAKQAAKLLKEELAGGAQSFQLHVSPLGRTRETAARVKRILPLAARLEPRLMEVTIGSWDGMTEFEIDNEFPGMLDGSDAFDWYFKSPDGEGFDAACARAKDWLAALHGPTVAISHGLFGRLVRGVYCGLSKREMLELPVPQDGFYRLCDGKFTLVSASADAISNVVA; encoded by the coding sequence ATGATTTACCTGCTTCGCCACGGCGAGACCTTTTGGAACAGCTTGGGCCGCTTCCAAGGCCAGAAAGATTCACCGCTGACGGAACGCGGTGTCGAACAGGCCAAACAGGCTGCGAAGCTGTTGAAAGAGGAACTTGCAGGGGGTGCGCAGTCATTCCAACTCCACGTCAGCCCGCTAGGCCGCACCCGGGAGACTGCGGCTCGCGTGAAACGGATATTGCCACTGGCGGCCCGTCTGGAACCACGGTTGATGGAGGTGACCATCGGCTCTTGGGACGGCATGACCGAGTTCGAAATCGACAACGAGTTTCCAGGAATGCTGGACGGATCCGACGCCTTCGATTGGTATTTCAAATCTCCCGACGGGGAAGGCTTCGATGCTGCCTGTGCCCGGGCGAAGGACTGGCTCGCAGCCTTACATGGACCGACAGTTGCGATTTCTCACGGGCTGTTTGGCAGATTGGTCCGCGGTGTCTATTGCGGCCTTTCAAAGCGGGAAATGCTGGAGCTACCCGTTCCCCAGGACGGGTTCTATCGCCTTTGCGACGGTAAGTTCACTCTGGTAAGCGCTTCGGCCGATGCGATATCCAACGTCGTTGCATAA
- a CDS encoding LysE family transporter — MNYIDSLALLVSVYIASLVSPGPNFIIVTNTSMTVSRAAGLFAGLGLAIASLTWALMAMAGLGFLLSHFEWLHIVLQVAGALYLIWLGLKMIRNASRPLKPTGPSEVTWRSAMRRAYIVSMTNPKSVAFFGSIFALVIPAHAPAWLYCVIALTCFLLSALWYCGLAFFFSNPRISAGFLRFKASIERVMGAALILIGGRLLLVR, encoded by the coding sequence ATGAACTACATCGATTCACTCGCATTGCTCGTCAGCGTCTACATCGCCTCCCTCGTCAGCCCCGGACCGAATTTCATCATCGTCACCAACACAAGCATGACGGTATCCCGTGCTGCCGGGCTCTTTGCAGGTCTCGGACTTGCGATCGCATCCCTGACTTGGGCCCTCATGGCGATGGCGGGATTGGGTTTTCTGCTGAGCCATTTCGAATGGCTGCATATAGTGTTGCAGGTGGCCGGCGCGCTGTATCTGATCTGGCTGGGCCTGAAGATGATCCGCAACGCGTCCAGGCCCTTGAAGCCGACGGGACCGAGCGAAGTCACATGGCGCTCCGCCATGCGCCGCGCCTACATCGTCAGCATGACCAATCCGAAATCGGTGGCTTTCTTCGGCAGTATCTTTGCGCTCGTTATCCCGGCACACGCGCCCGCCTGGCTCTATTGCGTCATCGCGCTCACCTGCTTCCTTCTTTCAGCCCTCTGGTATTGCGGCCTGGCTTTCTTCTTTTCGAATCCGCGCATTTCCGCCGGTTTCCTGCGCTTTAAGGCCAGTATCGAGCGGGTAATGGGCGCCGCGCTGATCTTGATCGGCGGCCGTCTGCTCTTGGTTCGCTGA
- a CDS encoding ABC transporter permease — translation MSVYSAFARSAFHSQLAYRNEVWANIFGKLVQVIARVAIWQAAYAGVGATVVGGVSLQQMVTYALLGGAVMGATRPERIINEIGRSLKTGDVAVWLLKPIFYPLYIFANECGSFGYRLMTQVIPTVAVTAMFYGMLPPASLFDGAMFIVFWMLSVILLSLMSMFCGLIAFWLMTSFSLDWVLGALLQLFSGLLVPFWFFPEPLATIARHLPFAWVVYYPNAVYLGRLSAADTWFHLGLGLGWAGLFLLGVLWLWRSASTRITVQGG, via the coding sequence ATGAGCGTCTATTCCGCCTTCGCGCGCAGCGCTTTCCATTCCCAGCTCGCCTACCGCAACGAGGTGTGGGCCAACATCTTCGGCAAACTGGTACAGGTCATCGCCCGCGTCGCCATCTGGCAGGCAGCCTATGCCGGCGTCGGTGCAACGGTGGTCGGCGGCGTCTCGCTGCAGCAGATGGTGACCTATGCGCTGCTCGGCGGGGCCGTGATGGGCGCCACCCGCCCCGAAAGGATCATCAACGAGATCGGCCGGTCGCTGAAGACGGGGGACGTCGCCGTCTGGCTGCTGAAGCCCATCTTCTATCCGCTCTACATTTTCGCCAATGAATGCGGAAGTTTCGGCTATCGCCTGATGACGCAGGTCATCCCGACCGTCGCCGTCACGGCGATGTTCTACGGCATGCTGCCGCCGGCAAGCCTATTCGACGGCGCCATGTTCATCGTCTTCTGGATGCTTTCCGTCATCCTGCTGTCCCTGATGTCGATGTTCTGCGGCCTCATCGCCTTCTGGCTGATGACGAGCTTCTCGCTAGACTGGGTCCTCGGCGCCCTGCTGCAATTGTTCTCCGGCCTGCTGGTGCCCTTCTGGTTCTTCCCCGAGCCGCTGGCGACGATCGCCCGCCACCTGCCTTTCGCCTGGGTGGTCTATTATCCCAATGCGGTCTATCTCGGCCGGCTTTCGGCTGCCGACACCTGGTTTCATCTCGGCCTCGGTCTCGGCTGGGCCGGATTGTTCCTCCTCGGCGTCCTTTGGCTCTGGCGCTCAGCTTCGACCCGCATCACCGTGCAGGGAGGCTGA
- the ubiA gene encoding 4-hydroxybenzoate octaprenyltransferase — MTTLSRPDLSDINHGDWVDRRLPAACRPYTRLARLDRPVGIWLTLFPCWAALIRASHGLPGPGELAIFSLGALLMRSAGSTVNDIADRKFDGHVERTRFRPLASGELGTLQAFVFLAVELTAAAALLLFLTPYARLVAISVLPLVFLYPLCKRFTHWPQAVLGAAFNWGMLMAWAELAGHIPAGAVLMWAGAIAWQIGYDTVYAYVDVSDDTRLGLKSTAILFGRHGRMWIGLFYALAVGAWSLGGWLLEMSPPYVTGMLVIAAHLAWQVGRIDLARPDLNYRLFLANILTGALLAGTALSGTW, encoded by the coding sequence ATGACCACGCTCAGCCGCCCCGATCTCAGCGATATCAACCATGGCGACTGGGTGGATCGCAGATTGCCGGCCGCATGCCGGCCATACACGCGGCTGGCGCGGCTCGATCGCCCGGTCGGAATATGGCTGACGCTTTTCCCATGCTGGGCTGCCCTCATCCGGGCGTCGCACGGTCTGCCGGGCCCCGGCGAGCTCGCCATCTTCTCTCTCGGCGCCTTGCTGATGAGAAGCGCCGGCTCCACGGTCAACGACATCGCCGATCGGAAGTTTGACGGCCATGTCGAGCGAACCCGCTTCCGGCCGCTTGCAAGCGGTGAGCTTGGCACACTACAAGCCTTCGTCTTTCTGGCCGTGGAACTCACAGCTGCGGCCGCGCTTCTGCTCTTCCTGACACCTTATGCACGCCTGGTGGCGATATCGGTTCTGCCGCTCGTCTTCCTCTATCCGCTCTGCAAGCGTTTCACCCATTGGCCCCAGGCCGTCCTGGGCGCGGCGTTCAATTGGGGAATGCTGATGGCATGGGCCGAGCTTGCAGGCCATATCCCGGCCGGCGCCGTTCTGATGTGGGCCGGGGCGATCGCCTGGCAGATCGGCTATGATACGGTCTATGCCTATGTCGACGTCAGCGATGACACCCGCCTCGGCTTGAAATCCACCGCGATCCTGTTTGGCCGGCACGGCAGGATGTGGATCGGCTTGTTCTATGCTCTGGCCGTTGGGGCTTGGTCGCTCGGGGGCTGGCTGTTGGAGATGTCGCCGCCTTATGTGACCGGAATGCTGGTGATCGCAGCCCACCTTGCCTGGCAGGTCGGGCGGATCGACCTCGCCCGCCCGGACCTCAATTATCGCCTTTTCCTCGCCAATATCCTGACAGGCGCGCTGCTGGCCGGCACGGCTTTATCAGGCACATGGTGA
- a CDS encoding ABC transporter permease, translating to MLLHHLRVIPLLVRMHIRSQMEYRGAFWLDRLAQILSYGSVFATIGILLARFDTLGGWSWPELALLYSFQLLAYSLGAAMSFTQLRDLEELVRLGTYDALLVKPFSPWVYLIFSGLNIGYAGHIILAVPLLGWAVFSVDFAWSVPSALFLVAALFSATLLTAALITMIGATALIWVRSNHLFSIFFGFWELMRYPLNIFPGSIQITLLTAVPLALTSSVPVAALLGKPVPILGDWAGPAALAAGPVWVLIAMVYWRYATGKYQGAGG from the coding sequence ATGCTCCTCCATCACCTCCGCGTCATCCCGTTGCTGGTGCGCATGCATATCCGCTCGCAGATGGAATATCGCGGTGCCTTCTGGCTCGATCGCCTTGCACAGATCCTCTCCTATGGCAGCGTTTTCGCCACCATCGGCATCCTGCTTGCCCGCTTCGATACGTTGGGAGGCTGGAGCTGGCCGGAGCTCGCGCTGCTCTACAGCTTCCAACTGCTGGCCTACTCCCTCGGTGCTGCGATGAGCTTCACGCAGCTTCGCGATCTTGAGGAATTGGTGCGTCTCGGCACTTACGATGCGCTGCTGGTCAAGCCGTTCAGCCCCTGGGTCTATCTGATCTTTTCCGGTCTCAATATCGGCTATGCCGGCCACATCATCCTTGCCGTGCCGCTGCTCGGCTGGGCGGTTTTCTCTGTCGATTTCGCCTGGTCGGTCCCTTCAGCCCTGTTCCTCGTCGCCGCGCTTTTCAGCGCCACGCTGCTGACCGCCGCCCTCATCACCATGATCGGCGCCACCGCGCTGATCTGGGTGCGCTCCAACCATCTGTTCTCGATCTTCTTCGGCTTCTGGGAACTGATGCGCTACCCTCTCAACATCTTTCCCGGCAGCATCCAGATCACCCTCCTCACCGCCGTTCCGCTGGCGCTGACCAGTTCGGTTCCCGTCGCCGCCCTGCTCGGCAAACCCGTCCCGATCCTTGGCGACTGGGCCGGCCCAGCGGCGCTGGCGGCCGGCCCGGTCTGGGTGCTGATCGCAATGGTGTATTGGCGCTACGCCACCGGCAAATACCAGGGCGCCGGCGGCTGA
- a CDS encoding NADPH-dependent FMN reductase, which yields MKILAISGSARRNSTNTAMLRAVSAVAPREIEIAIFDGVGGLPVFSPDLEGEALPAAVRDFVAMITGSDGVIIASPEYVRSIPGGLKNAIDWLVSGEQIVHKPVALLHASHRGDDMLAGLRTILATITDRFAEDIFLRLPLMKLEPAEVLRAVETAENRSRVQAYLQAFSAYCEAAG from the coding sequence ATGAAGATTCTCGCAATATCCGGCAGCGCTCGGCGCAATTCCACCAATACGGCCATGCTGCGGGCAGTCAGCGCCGTCGCGCCACGTGAGATCGAGATTGCGATCTTCGATGGCGTGGGAGGTTTGCCGGTGTTCTCACCGGATCTCGAGGGGGAAGCTCTGCCGGCGGCGGTGCGGGATTTCGTCGCAATGATCACTGGGAGTGACGGGGTAATCATTGCCAGCCCGGAATATGTGCGATCCATCCCCGGCGGCCTCAAGAATGCGATCGACTGGCTGGTGTCGGGAGAGCAGATCGTTCACAAGCCCGTCGCGCTGCTGCACGCATCGCATCGGGGCGATGATATGCTCGCCGGTCTGCGCACCATCCTTGCCACCATCACCGATCGGTTCGCCGAGGATATCTTCCTCCGGCTTCCTCTGATGAAGCTGGAACCGGCCGAGGTGTTGCGGGCGGTCGAGACGGCGGAGAACCGTTCGAGGGTGCAGGCCTATCTTCAGGCCTTCTCGGCCTATTGCGAGGCAGCCGGCTAG
- a CDS encoding GFA family protein, translating to MLTGSCHCGKASWTLEGDPGSITACNCTLCRRYGTLWAYDYEGERIALNGETASYTRSGRETSSLEILFCPSCACVLSWRGLRLQKDGRRRMAVNMRLAPPDLVADLPIDHFDGLDTFEDLPSKGRCVRDLWF from the coding sequence ATGCTGACGGGCTCATGTCATTGCGGCAAGGCAAGCTGGACGCTCGAAGGCGATCCCGGCTCAATCACCGCCTGCAACTGCACCCTCTGCCGCCGCTACGGCACCCTCTGGGCCTATGATTACGAAGGAGAGCGGATCGCTCTCAATGGGGAAACCGCCTCCTACACCCGCTCCGGCCGGGAAACCTCGTCCCTCGAAATCTTGTTCTGCCCATCCTGCGCCTGCGTCTTGAGCTGGCGTGGCCTGCGGCTTCAAAAGGATGGCCGCCGGCGCATGGCGGTCAACATGCGGCTTGCGCCGCCGGATCTCGTCGCCGACCTGCCCATCGATCACTTCGACGGCTTGGACACGTTCGAAGACCTGCCGTCCAAAGGGCGCTGCGTGCGCGACCTCTGGTTCTGA
- a CDS encoding phosphodiester glycosidase family protein, with protein sequence MSYLKQGVLAAAMMLAATMTSPHQAHAEQCEQQSFEETKYVICTLEAGKADLRLFWKGADGAPYRTFSSLAEAVRAEGKTLVLAVNAGMYRADFSPMGLYVENARELKPANTAKAESSAGQVPNFYKKPNGVFFLAETGAGILPTDEFLKRAPKVRFATQSGPMLVIAGTLNPIFIPGSTDRTRRSGVGVCDTGTVRLAVSEDEVNFHDFARLFRDNLKCPDALFLDGGNGVGLYSPAIGRNDRSWHGGYGPMLGVVE encoded by the coding sequence ATGAGCTATCTGAAACAAGGCGTGCTTGCCGCGGCCATGATGCTGGCAGCAACGATGACATCCCCGCATCAAGCCCATGCCGAGCAATGTGAACAGCAGAGTTTTGAAGAGACGAAATACGTCATCTGCACCCTGGAAGCGGGAAAGGCCGACCTGCGCCTGTTCTGGAAGGGTGCCGATGGCGCACCGTACAGGACTTTTTCAAGCCTTGCCGAAGCCGTCCGTGCCGAGGGGAAGACGCTGGTGCTGGCCGTCAACGCCGGCATGTACCGGGCCGATTTTTCGCCGATGGGACTGTATGTCGAGAACGCCAGGGAATTGAAACCCGCCAATACCGCAAAGGCCGAAAGCTCCGCCGGCCAGGTGCCGAATTTCTACAAGAAGCCGAACGGCGTGTTCTTTCTGGCTGAAACCGGCGCCGGCATCCTTCCCACAGATGAATTTCTGAAGCGCGCGCCCAAGGTGCGGTTCGCCACCCAGTCCGGGCCGATGCTCGTCATCGCCGGCACGCTGAATCCGATCTTCATCCCCGGTTCGACCGATCGAACCCGGCGAAGCGGTGTCGGCGTCTGCGACACCGGCACGGTTCGCTTGGCGGTCAGCGAAGACGAGGTGAATTTCCACGATTTCGCGCGGCTCTTCCGCGATAATCTGAAATGCCCCGACGCCCTGTTTCTCGATGGCGGAAACGGTGTCGGGCTCTACTCCCCGGCAATCGGCCGCAACGACCGCTCCTGGCACGGCGGTTATGGCCCGATGCTCGGCGTGGTGGAATAG